From Pseudomonas asiatica, the proteins below share one genomic window:
- a CDS encoding dTMP kinase gives MKHLFVTIEGIDGAGKSTVVRMLANRLGAVCIKTPDERFSTERQRIERQGSTEEKYAFYLHSLEAQQVEINALLERGPVICDRYIHSTIAYQWPEAKPLPVDIAECFPSLARPDHSILLTVSSEVSRERIARREHQTGVVSPTDHNLTLLDKARRRFLAMQDLVQVDTSDRTPEQVCDLILSGLVL, from the coding sequence ATGAAGCACCTCTTCGTTACCATCGAAGGCATCGACGGCGCCGGTAAATCAACCGTTGTACGCATGCTCGCAAATCGCCTTGGCGCCGTGTGCATCAAAACACCAGACGAGCGATTTTCAACTGAGCGCCAGCGTATTGAGCGCCAGGGAAGCACGGAAGAAAAATACGCTTTCTATCTGCACTCGCTGGAAGCACAACAGGTTGAAATTAACGCATTGCTGGAGAGAGGGCCGGTTATTTGTGATCGGTATATTCACTCCACCATCGCTTACCAGTGGCCTGAGGCAAAGCCGCTACCTGTCGATATCGCTGAATGCTTTCCCTCGCTGGCCCGGCCCGATCACTCAATTTTGCTGACAGTGAGCAGCGAAGTTTCCCGTGAGCGCATTGCTCGGCGAGAGCATCAAACCGGCGTTGTTTCCCCTACCGACCATAACCTCACCTTGTTGGACAAAGCCCGTCGACGCTTTCTTGCCATGCAGGACCTTGTCCAGGTCGATACCAGCGACAGAACGCCAGAACAGGTGTGCGATCTCATTTTGTCAGGGCTTGTGCTATGA